Below is a genomic region from Castanea sativa cultivar Marrone di Chiusa Pesio chromosome 2, ASM4071231v1.
CTTGCCAATGCCTAACAAATGAAGTCAAGTTTACAACAACTGTTACATTTGTATGTGTTCCATAATTCTATTATAAACAgttgtttttatctaaaaattattgttatttgggTAGTCACCGCAACTACAACTTCTAAGCCTTTTATGAAATTTAGTACAGCCACTTAGCGTAATCATAGTTTTTAAACTCAATGTATGATTTGCCACTGAGCAGAAACAAAATTGTCATTGTGATAGATTATAAGCTATCAAATATGATTTGCCACTAAGCagaaataaaattgtcattGTGGTAGATTAGAAGCTATTAGATATGAagacaaaaatacaaaagtaGAATTTTAGAAGGATaaaaatatgttatattaatccATAACGTACATTACATTTCTTTGTTAGAAGATCACTTTGAGCATTATGTGCCATCATAAGTGAACGTCTATCACACTCAAAAAAGGTGAAAATTTGAGGTTATGAAAAACATATAGTCCTGTAACCATATGTATTTGGCTCCATGTAAATACTCATCAACAAGTGAAATTACAGGATTTAACGAGGTGGAGGTCCAAATGGGTCAGGTGGGCCACCAGGAGGTCCAAACGGGTCACCACCAGGGGGTCCGAATGGGCCAGGGGGTCCGAATGGGCCAGGTGGGCCGGGAGGACCAGGTGGAGGAAACAGAACCAAAGGAGGTCCAGGTGGTGGTGGCAGAGGAGGCCCAGGAGGAGGAGGCGGAGCAAGTATAAGAGGAGGTCCAGGGGGTGGCGGTGGAGGAccaggaggaggaggaggagctgGTGGACCAAAGCAGTCCTGTACTAACCAACAGCAGCACAAGAAGTAGAAACTGCCAAACATAATTAAAATGttgttagattttttaaaattttttttttaatttataaaaaatgaattttgaaataGTAAGAGTAAGATAGAAAGAACAGTAAGTTGtaattatatatttggaaaaaaGTTTGGCAAAGAAGTAGAAATGGTcacacaacaaaacaaaacaattttttttttttttagccttaTCTGCTGATAAATCAATCAAACTATTCTTACTTTTCATGGTGGCATATGGTATACCTTTTTCCACTGTTTTTTGCACAACTTGTTAAGATTGTAAAGTCGTGAATAAAGCAATGTCACATTTGCATGAACCTGTCacaaacactatttttttttttttgttgctaaaatcACATTTGCATCAACGTACACTATATAGTATATTGacagttatgaaaaaaaaaaaaaaactgaaattttttgtaCCACTTAATGCATATAGTATGAGATACAAATtggccaagagccttgtagcttaaTTAACACCTACTCATGCACAAAGTACTTGAGGATTCAGGAGGAAAAGGTTCGAGAACTAGCAACATATTataattatcacaaaaaaaaaaaagaaaaaaaaaagtactgagATACAAATTGTGACTTACCAAGAGGATATGGTGTTGCATAATCCACCGAATAAGCCACCAAGAAAGTCTGGCGGTCCAGGCCAAGGACCTGGCGGTCCAGGCCATGGACCTGGAGGTCCGGGCCATGGACCTGGAGGTCTGGGAGGTCCAGGTGGACCCCAACCAGGCCCAGGTCCAGGTCCCCCAGGATGAGGCCCACCAGGACCCGGTGGTCTCATTTAGCCCTTGAAGTCCAACCAACCCTCTAGCACTGCTGCTGCTAAGCTTAGAACACTagaattgatttttcttttcttttattatttttgtttggattcTCTAGAATTTGGAGGCAGCAATAGAGGAaagcaagaaacaaagaatACAAAGATAGGGTTCAGGGTTTATGAGTTCGGAGATAAGCCACTCgttgtaatatatatacatagagaGGGTCTTGAACGCACTTAATTTTATGGTGCATTTGGAGTGATTTGTTGAATGGCACAAAGCATGTACACCTAATACGGTTACTAGTTTCTACTAAGTTCTAAGCCTTCCCAATCCTCCTGTCAAACCAAACAACTGCTTTTCTTCAACCTACCTACCTGTCCTGAGGgctatatatttttcaatatgaCCATTTGGGCTCTGCTTTCCATAGAGGAAATAAGTGACTATTGACTAAGAGAAAAAAGATGAGGGGAAAGAGAAGTTTTGAGGCTGGAAATTGCTTTAGATCACAAGTCATGTTGGGTAGTTAGGTGCTTTCCATCCAACATTCTAATATTTGAGGAAATACTTAATGATAGAATAAATTCAATCAATTTAaggatacaaaatattttaacaaattttaaaaataactgTTGATGTATCATAATGGTGTATATTAAAATGATATCAGTAATGAGTTcatataaaaatgatgttactTCAATCacttattaccttttttttctttaaattataaGATTGctcaaattcaattttgttatttattagaCTTAACTACCCAGTAAAGAAGATTGTCATGGTGATGACTGATGAGTATTGATTTTGTCATGGGGAACTAACTACTCAGTAATGAAGACTGTCATGGTGAGTTGTCGGATTTGACATCATTGAGAAGGGGTTTCAGTGTTTCACAACTTCTACTACACcccaaaaaaatacaactttgcCAAGCAAAACAGGTTCGATATCATCATTTATGAGGTAGATTGGTAGTTGtcaccaaaatttttttccatCTTACTGAAAATCACACTGCTTTAGCACCCTTGGATGGATTAGGTCGTCTAATAGGTGAAGATAGCACAATTCAACTAAATTCTGCACTAGAATTTCCAACCTAATCATCCATATCATTATATTTTCAGTTATGTTATCGTAATTGGATTATTGTAAGGATGGATTTCGTAAGGAAAATGTTAGAAACGCAAAAAAAAAGTCTACACTTCACACTTGTCCAGCTATGAGTAGTAGAGGTAAAATGATGAGTTTACACTTCTATCATTCACAACTCACCATGAAACGAGTTTGTGGCAAAAATTGTGTACTTTTTTGtgtctctagcattactcattacataatcACCTGAGTAACTCCCAACAAAATTATACCGAtgtttcttattcttctttttttttctttttttttttttgactgaaaagatagaattatattaatgtataaaaagtacaaaaagaaGAGACACAATTGTCAAAGGAGCTTAAACAAAGTTTGACCACGCATCTCACTAACTATAACTTGGGTGGTCATTTTCAGCAAAGAGATGCTAAATTACTATACACTTTTTTCAGTACTCATTTTTTGCGAAGTGAAGAAAGAGAGGAATGATTTTCCAGTACCCTTTGTTGCCAAGTGAAGAAAGAGACGAGCGAATGAAACTTATTACTGTTAGTCGAAAACCAACCTCAAAGATAATTCCAAGATATTAGTTTAGACTAGAGTCACTTGTAAGCACACGAGGTCCTTACAAACTTAGCAATGTGTCCcaccaattctttttttttttttttttttcatacaccCAATATTTACATCTAGTACAGTTGTACTACCTAGAAACATCCTTTGATTACAATAAAAGGCATTTTACACTTTTACTTCAGTGGTGAGATATGATCAGTgctgtaattttttattcttggcTAGAAGCAAGTGTTCAGTGTGCAATAGAAGCATCAGTACTTCTAGAACAATGCAATTATCTTAAACCATAGGTGGGCAATCATGTGATTTTATTCATACATTTAACTCCAATTTCACTCCTAAGGAGAGAGACTTGCAATATGGATTAACTAAAATATTCTTATATGAAAAACCAGAAAGCAAGCCCTCAGATAAGAAGAACAATACAAAAGTATTTGGCTTaggaaaatatatttaaatctcaaaaagaatcaaaatttaaaaaaaaaaaaaatacaaaagtaaACACCAGATCAGGGTTCTCAATGCAAATTTATTAGAATTTCAACTAACCTAATAGAGTATTTCAACTCGAACAGgggaaataatatataaaaaaaaatatacaatattgAGAAGCCTCTCACAATTCAAAAATAgaacaagaaattgaaaaaaggaTTACAAGATATATTACCTCtccattgaatttaattggctTTTCCGGCTTTAATATATGACATCCGGCTTGAATATAAGACACCGAATCAGTAGCATTTGCAGCTTCATGAATGCTCTCagaaattcatata
It encodes:
- the LOC142626450 gene encoding uncharacterized protein LOC142626450, with product MRPPGPGGPHPGGPGPGPGWGPPGPPRPPGPWPGPPGPWPGPPGPWPGPPDFLGGLFGGLCNTISSCFYFLCCCWLVQDCFGPPAPPPPPGPPPPPPGPPLILAPPPPPGPPLPPPPGPPLVLFPPPGPPGPPGPFGPPGPFGPPGGDPFGPPGGPPDPFGPPPR